The Juglans microcarpa x Juglans regia isolate MS1-56 chromosome 8S, Jm3101_v1.0, whole genome shotgun sequence genome has a window encoding:
- the LOC121244147 gene encoding uncharacterized protein LOC121244147, whose product MDYLSPLEIIEFAITAKAIRHRRNTWLFEQQFHPPSQVSKLVQVEMASIKLWLENGKKQTKVQEPKNNRWIAPPLDVFKANWDTAIDKGNSRLGIGVIVRNSEGSVMASLCSSMDLIPDPLLAEAVATRRASSFCVELGLQHIILEGDSLSVVKAIQHKEDS is encoded by the coding sequence ATGGATTACTTATCTCCTTTGGAGATCATTGAATTTGCTATTACTGCAAAAGCCATCAGGCATAGGAGGAATACTTGGCTCTTTGAACAGCAGTTCCACCCTCCATCTCAAGTGTCAAAGCTGGTCCAAGTAGAGATGGCTTCCATTAAGTTATGGCTAGAGAATGGGAAAAAACAGACTAAAGTCCAAGAACCTAAAAACAATAGGTGGATTGCTCCCCCACTAGATGTATTCAAAGCTAATTGGGATACTGCCATTGATAAAGGCAACTCGAGGTTGGGGATTGGTGTGATTGTTAGGAACTCAGAAGGATCTGTTATGGCCTCATTGTGCTCATCGATGGACCTGATTCCTGATCCACTCCTTGCTGAGGCTGTAGCAACTCGAAGGGCTTCTTCCTTTTGTGTAGAGTTGGGACTACAACATATTATTCTTGAAGGTGATTCTCTATCGGTGGTAAAGGCTATTCAACACAAAGAGGATAGTTGA